From Oryza sativa Japonica Group chromosome 4, ASM3414082v1, one genomic window encodes:
- the LOC4335635 gene encoding uncharacterized protein isoform X1, producing the protein MPPPMAMATPAASATLTLLLPASPPMRLRARRPPARTSRSRPLLLRASCAYALREGQSQRFHRLPCGLDLEVIAQQPPAPATGGGGAAARPPLVFVHGSFHAAWCWAEHWLPFFSSAGFPCYALSLRAQGESSVPPEKVAGTLETHTGDIADFIRKEVSLPPVLIGHSFGGLIVQQYISCLGGSELLHPKLAGAVLVCSVPPSGNSGLVWRYLLTKPVAAIKVTLSLAAKRFANSLSLCKETFFSPEMDDDLVQRYQGLMKDSSKLPLFDLRKLNASLPVASVPNNTVNILVVGASSDFIVDAEGLSETARFYNVQPVCIEGIAHDMMLDCSWDKGAGIILSWLEKLTPR; encoded by the exons ATGCCACCACCCATGGCCATGGCgacccccgccgcctccgccaccctcaccctcctcctccccgcctcgccgccaatgcggctgcgcgcgcggcggccgccggcaagGACGAGCAGGAGcaggcccctcctcctccgcgcgtcGTGCGCCTACGCGCTCCGGGAGGGGCAGTCGCAGCGGTTCCACCGCCTGCCCTGCGGCCTCGACCTCGAGGTTATCGCCCAGCAGCCGCCTGCCCCGGccacgggcggtggcggcgccgccgcgaggccgccgctggtGTTCGTGCACGGGAGCTTCCACGCGGCGTGGTGCTGGGCGGAGCACtggctccccttcttctccagcGCCGGGTTCCCCTGCTACGCGCTCAGCCTCCGCGCCCAG GGTGAAAGTAGCGTTCCGCCAGAAAAAGTGGCTGGCACACTTGAG ACGCATACTGGCGATATTGCTGATTTCATCCGGAAGGAGGTTTCCCTGCCACCTGTATTGATTGGACATTCATTTGGAGGCTTGATTGTGCAGCAATATATATCTTGTTTGGGAG GTTCAGAACTTCTGCATCCAAAGCTTGCTGGTGCTGTTCTTGTATGCTCTGTGCCTCCCTCAGGAAATAG TGGGTTGGTGTGGCGTTACCTTTTGACCAAACCAGTTGCTGCCATCAAG GTGACACTCAGCTTGGCTGCAAAACGATTTGCAAATTCGTTGTCCCTCTGTAAGGAAACATTTTTCTCGCCAGAGATGGATGATGACCTGGTCCAAAG GTACCAAGGGCTAATGAAGGACAGCTCAAAGTTACCACTATTTGACCTAAGGAAGCTCAATGCATCATTGCCTGTAGCTTCTGTGCCAAATAATACAGTAAACATCCTCGTTGTGGGCGCCAGCAGTGACTTCATTGTT GATGCTGAAGGGCTTTCAGAAACTGCAAGATTTTATAATGTGCAACCAGTCTGCATCGAAGGGATAGCCCATGATATGATGCTTGATTGCTCGTGGGATAAAGGAGCTGGGATTATCTTGTCATGGCTGGAGAAACTTACACCAAGATAA
- the LOC4335635 gene encoding uncharacterized protein isoform X2 yields the protein MPPPMAMATPAASATLTLLLPASPPMRLRARRPPARTSRSRPLLLRASCAYALREGQSQRFHRLPCGLDLEVIAQQPPAPATGGGGAAARPPLVFVHGSFHAAWCWAEHWLPFFSSAGFPCYALSLRAQGESSVPPEKVAGTLETHTGDIADFIRKEVSLPPVLIGHSFGGLIVQQYISCLGELLHPKLAGAVLVCSVPPSGNSGLVWRYLLTKPVAAIKVTLSLAAKRFANSLSLCKETFFSPEMDDDLVQRYQGLMKDSSKLPLFDLRKLNASLPVASVPNNTVNILVVGASSDFIVDAEGLSETARFYNVQPVCIEGIAHDMMLDCSWDKGAGIILSWLEKLTPR from the exons ATGCCACCACCCATGGCCATGGCgacccccgccgcctccgccaccctcaccctcctcctccccgcctcgccgccaatgcggctgcgcgcgcggcggccgccggcaagGACGAGCAGGAGcaggcccctcctcctccgcgcgtcGTGCGCCTACGCGCTCCGGGAGGGGCAGTCGCAGCGGTTCCACCGCCTGCCCTGCGGCCTCGACCTCGAGGTTATCGCCCAGCAGCCGCCTGCCCCGGccacgggcggtggcggcgccgccgcgaggccgccgctggtGTTCGTGCACGGGAGCTTCCACGCGGCGTGGTGCTGGGCGGAGCACtggctccccttcttctccagcGCCGGGTTCCCCTGCTACGCGCTCAGCCTCCGCGCCCAG GGTGAAAGTAGCGTTCCGCCAGAAAAAGTGGCTGGCACACTTGAG ACGCATACTGGCGATATTGCTGATTTCATCCGGAAGGAGGTTTCCCTGCCACCTGTATTGATTGGACATTCATTTGGAGGCTTGATTGTGCAGCAATATATATCTTGTTTGGGAG AACTTCTGCATCCAAAGCTTGCTGGTGCTGTTCTTGTATGCTCTGTGCCTCCCTCAGGAAATAG TGGGTTGGTGTGGCGTTACCTTTTGACCAAACCAGTTGCTGCCATCAAG GTGACACTCAGCTTGGCTGCAAAACGATTTGCAAATTCGTTGTCCCTCTGTAAGGAAACATTTTTCTCGCCAGAGATGGATGATGACCTGGTCCAAAG GTACCAAGGGCTAATGAAGGACAGCTCAAAGTTACCACTATTTGACCTAAGGAAGCTCAATGCATCATTGCCTGTAGCTTCTGTGCCAAATAATACAGTAAACATCCTCGTTGTGGGCGCCAGCAGTGACTTCATTGTT GATGCTGAAGGGCTTTCAGAAACTGCAAGATTTTATAATGTGCAACCAGTCTGCATCGAAGGGATAGCCCATGATATGATGCTTGATTGCTCGTGGGATAAAGGAGCTGGGATTATCTTGTCATGGCTGGAGAAACTTACACCAAGATAA
- the LOC4335637 gene encoding small ribosomal subunit biogenesis GTPase RsgA 1, mitochondrial isoform X1 produces MPLLPSPSPATAAAAATLPHLPLLLPRVLLPRRASSHHGPLHLRLLPAAAAAPLPPPPSSPDELLPDQATGLVAASQANFMRVIVGAAPRGVEGARPGGDLLCVVRALLKKIRRRVLVGDRVLIGAVDWAGGRGVIEGVFERRAEVADPPVANVDRLVLLFALDQPQPEPATLTRFLVDAESTGIPFVLVFNKVELVDDKTISYWRDRMKSWGYDPLFLSVDQKSGLSALEETLEGQTTVIVGPSGVGKSSLINALRSNQNISEEDPIHKLVEQSLSCAHRFQNSKWFGEQRVGTVSKKSGKGKHTTRHVSLLPIAGGGFLADTPGFNQPSLMKVTKKGLAETFPEIRKMLAENEPSKCLFNDCVHLGERGCVVKGDWERYPYYLQLLDEIKIRESFQLRTFGTKREGDVRYKTGVMGVKQAEPRLQLKKHRRVSRKKINQSILDDIDDELDEDN; encoded by the exons atgccgctcctcccctccccctcccccgccaccgccgccgccgcggccacgctgccccacctccccctcctcctcccgcgcgtCCTCCTGCCACGCCGCGCTTCCTCCCACCACGGCCCCCTCCACCTGCGGCTgctccccgcggcggcggcggcgcccctccccccgccgccgtcatcccCGGACGAGCTGCTCCCGGACCAGGCGACGGGGCTGGTGGCGGCGTCGCAGGCCAACTTCATGCGGGTGAtcgtcggcgccgcgccgcgcggggTGGAGGGGGCGCGCCCGGGCGGGGACCTGCTGTGCGTGGTGCGCGCCCTCCTCAAGAagatccgccgccgcgtcctcgtcggGGACAGGGTGCTCATCGGGGCCGTCGACTGGGCCGGCGGCCGCGGGGTGATCGAGGGCGTCTTCGAGCGCCGCGCCGAGGTGGCCGACCCGCCCGTCGCCAACGTCGACCGCCTCGTCCTCCTCTTCGCCCTCGACCAGCCCCAGCCCGAGCCCGCTACGCTCACCAGGTTCCTCGTCGACGCCGAGTCCACCGGGATACCTTTCGTGCTCGTCTTCAACAAGGTCGAGCTTGTGGACGACAAG ACCATATCATACTGGAGAGATAGGATGAAGAGTTGGGGATACGATCCACTATTTTTAAGTGTTGATCAGAAATCAGGATTATCCGCTCTTGAAGAAACATTGGAAGGACAGACAACTGTAATTGTTGGTCCAAGCGGTGTTGGAAAGTCCAGTCTGATCAATGCTTTGAGAAGCAACCAGAACATCTCAGAAGAAGATCCCATACATAAACTAGTTGAGCAG TCTCTTTCTTGCGCACATCGCTTTCAGAATAGTAAATGGTTTGGTGAACAACGGGTCGGTACCGTGTCGAAGAAAAGCGGCAAAGGAAAGCACACAACACGTCATGTTTCATTGCTTCCTATAGCTGGTGGAGGTTTTCTTGCTGATACTCCAGGATTTAACCAGCCTAGCCTGATGAAAGTGACCAAGAAGGGTCTTGCAGAAACATTTCCAGAG ATAAGAAAGATGCTTGCAGAGAATGAGCCCTCAAAATGTTTATTTAATGACTGTGTTCACCTTGGTGAGCGTGGATGTGTTGTGAAAGGTGACTGGGAAAGGTATCCATACTATCTACAGTTGCTTGATGAAATCAAAATCAGAGAATCATTCCAGTTAAGAACATTTGGAACAAAAAGAGAGGGTGATGTCAG ATACAAAACAGGTGTCATGGGTGTAAAGCAAGCAGAGCCTCGTCTTCAACTCAAAAAGCACAGAAGGGTATCAAGAAAGAAGATTAACCAGTCAATTCTTGATGATATTGATGATGAGCTCGACGAAGACAACTAG
- the LOC4335637 gene encoding small ribosomal subunit biogenesis GTPase RsgA 1, mitochondrial isoform X2 → MPLLPSPSPATAAAAATLPHLPLLLPRVLLPRRASSHHGPLHLRLLPAAAAAPLPPPPSSPDELLPDQATGLVAASQANFMRVIVGAAPRGVEGARPGGDLLCVVRALLKKIRRRVLVGDRVLIGAVDWAGGRGVIEGVFERRAEVADPPVANVDRLVLLFALDQPQPEPATLTRFLVDAESTGIPFVLVFNKVELVDDKTISYWRDRMKSWGYDPLFLSVDQKSGLSALEETLEGQTTVIVGPSGVGKSSLINALRSNQNISEEDPIHKLVEQNSKWFGEQRVGTVSKKSGKGKHTTRHVSLLPIAGGGFLADTPGFNQPSLMKVTKKGLAETFPEIRKMLAENEPSKCLFNDCVHLGERGCVVKGDWERYPYYLQLLDEIKIRESFQLRTFGTKREGDVRYKTGVMGVKQAEPRLQLKKHRRVSRKKINQSILDDIDDELDEDN, encoded by the exons atgccgctcctcccctccccctcccccgccaccgccgccgccgcggccacgctgccccacctccccctcctcctcccgcgcgtCCTCCTGCCACGCCGCGCTTCCTCCCACCACGGCCCCCTCCACCTGCGGCTgctccccgcggcggcggcggcgcccctccccccgccgccgtcatcccCGGACGAGCTGCTCCCGGACCAGGCGACGGGGCTGGTGGCGGCGTCGCAGGCCAACTTCATGCGGGTGAtcgtcggcgccgcgccgcgcggggTGGAGGGGGCGCGCCCGGGCGGGGACCTGCTGTGCGTGGTGCGCGCCCTCCTCAAGAagatccgccgccgcgtcctcgtcggGGACAGGGTGCTCATCGGGGCCGTCGACTGGGCCGGCGGCCGCGGGGTGATCGAGGGCGTCTTCGAGCGCCGCGCCGAGGTGGCCGACCCGCCCGTCGCCAACGTCGACCGCCTCGTCCTCCTCTTCGCCCTCGACCAGCCCCAGCCCGAGCCCGCTACGCTCACCAGGTTCCTCGTCGACGCCGAGTCCACCGGGATACCTTTCGTGCTCGTCTTCAACAAGGTCGAGCTTGTGGACGACAAG ACCATATCATACTGGAGAGATAGGATGAAGAGTTGGGGATACGATCCACTATTTTTAAGTGTTGATCAGAAATCAGGATTATCCGCTCTTGAAGAAACATTGGAAGGACAGACAACTGTAATTGTTGGTCCAAGCGGTGTTGGAAAGTCCAGTCTGATCAATGCTTTGAGAAGCAACCAGAACATCTCAGAAGAAGATCCCATACATAAACTAGTTGAGCAG AATAGTAAATGGTTTGGTGAACAACGGGTCGGTACCGTGTCGAAGAAAAGCGGCAAAGGAAAGCACACAACACGTCATGTTTCATTGCTTCCTATAGCTGGTGGAGGTTTTCTTGCTGATACTCCAGGATTTAACCAGCCTAGCCTGATGAAAGTGACCAAGAAGGGTCTTGCAGAAACATTTCCAGAG ATAAGAAAGATGCTTGCAGAGAATGAGCCCTCAAAATGTTTATTTAATGACTGTGTTCACCTTGGTGAGCGTGGATGTGTTGTGAAAGGTGACTGGGAAAGGTATCCATACTATCTACAGTTGCTTGATGAAATCAAAATCAGAGAATCATTCCAGTTAAGAACATTTGGAACAAAAAGAGAGGGTGATGTCAG ATACAAAACAGGTGTCATGGGTGTAAAGCAAGCAGAGCCTCGTCTTCAACTCAAAAAGCACAGAAGGGTATCAAGAAAGAAGATTAACCAGTCAATTCTTGATGATATTGATGATGAGCTCGACGAAGACAACTAG
- the LOC107276663 gene encoding transcription factor BHLH156 isoform X1 yields the protein MEHHHLLLQLSPPPPPPPLPAAHLMMSPSFFDAGVFADVGGDWMEDLMHLGELFGVGVGGDDDDNGGVDGGVGGGDDRMQEWQNNCEGAGSPDHQPSCGDGDGDGDGDVSPRDGELGDGDGDNSATRKRRDRSKTIVSERKRRVRMKEKLYELRALVPNITKVRTQCLIARVGVAMAAPPCAIANTSLMIAWQMDKASIIADAVVYVKDLQAHARKLKEEVAALEEARPIRPPPPSAAAQRPQRQPRRVAAAAAQLARAADAAAVTTAAAAPHGARVAHVGAAQVGEGRFFVTVECEPAAAAARGGGGGVAAPVCAAVESLSCFTVESSTVGCSPDRVVATLTLKVSEAEEDVSAISECTVKLWVMAALLKEGFRPQPTVQIS from the coding sequence ATGGAGCACCACCACCTCCTGCTGCAactctcgccgccaccgccgccgccgccgctgccggcggcgcaCCTCATGATGAGCCCGAGCTTCTTCGACGCCGGCGTGTTCGCCGATGTCGGCGGCGACTGGATGGAGGACCTCATGCATCTCGGCGAGCTgttcggcgtcggcgtcggcggcgacgatgatgATAATGGCGgtgtcgacggcggcgtgggcggcggtgaTGATCGGATGCAAGAGTGGCAGAATAATTGCGAGGGCGCCGGCTCGCCGGACCACCAGCCTAGCTGCGGTGAtggggatggcgatggcgatggcgacgtgAGCCCTCGTGATGGggagctcggcgacggcgacggcgacaactcggcgacgaggaagaggcGGGACCGGTCGAAGACGATCGTGTCGGAGCGGAAGCGGAGGGTCCGGATGAAGGAGAAGCTCTACGAGCTCCGAGCTCTCGTCCCCAACATCACTAAGGTACGTACTCAGTGCTTGATTGCTCGCGTCGGCGTcgccatggcggcgccgccatgcGCCATTGCCAACACAAGCTTAATGATTGCTTGGCAGATGGACAAGGCGTCGATCATCGCCGACGCGGTGGTGTACGTCAAGGACCTGCAGGCGCACGCCAGGAAGCTCAAGGAGGAGGTCGCCGCGCTCGAGGAGGCGCGCCCGAtcaggccgcctccgccgtccgccgccgcgcaacggCCGCAGAGACAGCCAcgccgcgtggcggcggcggctgcccagCTGGCGAGGgccgcggacgccgccgccgtgacgacagcggcggcggcgccgcacgGCGCGAGGGTGGCGCACGTCGGCGCGGCGCAGGTCGGGGAGGGGCGGTTCTTCGTGACGGTGGAgtgcgagccggcggcggccgcggcgagaggaggaggaggaggcgtggcgGCGCCGGTCTGCGCCGCCGTGGAGTCGCTGTCGTGCTTCACCGTGGAGAGCTCCACCGTCGGGTGCTCGCCGGACCGCGTCGTGGCAACTCTCACCCTCAAG